In one window of Gemmatimonas sp. UBA7669 DNA:
- a CDS encoding pseudouridine synthase: MAARNEGPMRVQRALARAGVVSRREADKAVAEGRVQVNGSVATVGQVVDPKRDQITLDGQPVKTAVSAHRWIVLHKPAAVMTTRKDPEGRRTVFDLVEDAPGLVYVGRLDFMTEGVILLTTDGTAAHALTHPSREVERTYVATVRGDAVTAAREARRGVELEDGMVYPRDVTAAPLGNRRWAFELTIAEGRTHEVRRLCDALGLEVERLVRTRFGPVKLGNLPSGAARALTPAEQDILEAVIASG, encoded by the coding sequence CCATGCGTGTGCAACGTGCACTCGCGCGCGCCGGAGTGGTGAGTCGCCGCGAGGCCGACAAGGCCGTCGCGGAGGGCCGCGTGCAGGTCAACGGCAGTGTGGCCACCGTCGGGCAGGTGGTCGACCCGAAGCGCGATCAGATCACGCTCGACGGACAGCCGGTCAAGACGGCCGTGTCGGCGCATCGCTGGATTGTGTTGCACAAGCCGGCGGCCGTCATGACCACGCGCAAGGATCCGGAGGGACGGCGCACGGTGTTCGATCTCGTGGAGGACGCGCCCGGTCTCGTGTACGTGGGGCGGCTCGACTTCATGACCGAAGGCGTCATCCTGCTGACCACCGATGGCACGGCCGCACACGCGCTCACCCATCCGAGCCGTGAAGTGGAGCGTACCTATGTGGCCACCGTGCGCGGCGACGCCGTGACCGCGGCCCGCGAAGCGCGGCGCGGCGTGGAACTGGAAGACGGCATGGTCTATCCGCGTGACGTGACGGCGGCTCCCCTCGGCAATCGCCGCTGGGCCTTCGAACTCACCATTGCCGAAGGCCGCACCCACGAAGTGCGCCGTCTCTGTGACGCCCTCGGTCTCGAAGTCGAGCGTCTCGTGCGTACGCGCTTCGGCCCCGTCAAGCTCGGCAACCTCCCCTCCGGTGCCGCCCGGGCCCTCACGCCGGCCGAGCAGGACATACT